One Archocentrus centrarchus isolate MPI-CPG fArcCen1 chromosome 14, fArcCen1, whole genome shotgun sequence DNA window includes the following coding sequences:
- the rtn2b gene encoding reticulon-2b: MATKLLDLVYWRNIWRTGVVFTGLVIGLASLFQLSALTVVSHVCLGIMCITFPLRLYYKLLELLRWNPGVHPFQSCLDYDSSLTNKETVMLVEETVLLIAFAVTEIKRLIFIESIIDSIKFVAFLYLLTYVGVQTNGLTLVITAVIAVFSLPLLYKKQQVRIRRIVRAVRAFVKRVKNRFSSLYESVRPSPAPAPKPALAATNVPKQKVKSK; encoded by the exons ATGGCCACCAAAC ttttggaTCTGGTGTACTGGCGTAACATTTGGAGGACTGGTGTGGTGTTTACAGGGCTGGTAATCGGTCTAGCCAGCTTGTTCCAGCTTAGTGCCCTCACTGTGGTCTCCCACGTCTGTCTGGGTATCATGTGCATCACCTTCCCCCTCCGTCTTTATTATaaactgctggagctgctgcgcTGGAACCCCGGCGTTCATCCCTTTCA GTCATGTCTGGATTATGACAGCTCTCTGACAAATAAGGAGACAGTGATGCTGGTAGAGGAAACGGTGTTGCTGATTGCATTTGCTGTCACAGAGATCAAACGGCTTATTTTCATTGAAAGCATAATTGACTCTATTAAG TTTGTTGCGTTTCTCTATCTGCTGACCTATGTTGGTGTCCAAACTAACGGACTGACCCTGGTGATAACTG CTGTGATCGCTGTTTTCTCCCTTCCTCTGCTGTACAAAAAGCAGCAG GTGCGGATAAGAAGGATAGTTAGAGCAGTCAGAGCTTTTGTAAAGAGAGTCAAAAATCG GTTCTCCAGTCTGTATGAATCAGTGAGGCCCTCTCCAGCACCTGCACCAAAACCTGCACTTGCAGCTACAAATGTGCCCAAACAGAAAGTCAAGTCAAAGTAA
- the nectin3b gene encoding nectin-3-like protein isoform X1 produces the protein MLPSSHRSYFRQQRKVALFLLLFSITGVRCSQVVVPKRVSAVLGKNVTLECRVEVGTNLTLTQSSWERRLPSGSVTVAVYNPEFGTSIPPEFIHRLYFRSPSSHDATIVLENVGFADVGIYTCKVATFPLGNTQASTTVTVLVEPKVYVSAGSNALIDGGNETVVATCIAERARPPAEVSWESNLFGQSEVQLFDEANGTTSTQVRYIWQPTRHVQGHMLTCVVRHPALQNDFRIPYQLNVQFAPDISVVGYDGDWFVGRENVQMTCKANANPPAHHFRWIRLDREMPEGVEMINSTLLFLRPLQRNDSGVYRCEVANDINLRSRDVRILIQDPPTMPSTITTPALIGSSSTFVDKGHVLLSSPTLEALPESNLGSIVGGAVGGALFLLLLLSLVGVWYLRKQQTFHGNYYTKQYLGPNDLQKAPTQHELHPTKAGSRAQHRDHDREEWGDRQLKHERDRRHHNSYNGEEYPVNGYTRAMRESKHHSHQQNHHHEHTQYSSPQQARCVRYPHSPKLQGNSSPYLSDDCYDSGPDGDYVSHKDGSVISRREWYV, from the exons GTGTGCGGTGCAGCCAGGTGGTGGTGCCTAAAAGAGTGAGTGCCGTGCTGGGGAAGAATGTTACACTAGAGTGTAGGGTAGAGGTTGGCACAAACCTTACTCTTACTCAGAGTTCCTGGGAGCGCCGTCTGCCTTCAGGCTCTGTCACAGTGGCTGTCTACAACCCGGAGTTTGGCACCTCCATCCCTCCAGAGTTCATCCATCGCCTGTATTTTCGCTCACCGTCCTCTCATGATGCCACCATTGTACTGGAAAACGTGGGCTTTGCTGATGTCGGGATTTATACCTGTAAGGTAGCCACATTTCCTCTGGGAAACACTCAAGCATCCACTACTGTCACTGTACTTG TGGAGCCAAAGGTTTACGTGTCTGCTGGTTCAAATGCTCTGATCGATGGTGGCAATGAAACTGTTGTAGCCACTTGTATCGCTGAGCGAGCCCGACCACCTGCTGAAGTGTCCTGGGAGTCCAACCTTTTTGGCCAGTCAGAGGTGCAGCTATTTGATGAAGCCAATGGTACTACCAGCACACAAGTGCGCTACATCTGGCAGCCCACACGCCATGTCCAGGGCCACATGCTGACTTGCGTGGTCCGCCACCCAGCTCTGCAGAATGACTTCAGGATCCCCTACCAGCTCAATGTGCAGT ttgCTCCTGATATCTCGGTTGTTGGGTATGATGGAGACTGGTTTGTGGGCCGGGAAAATGTTCAAATGACGTGCAAAGCTAACGCAAACCCACCAGCTCATCACTTCAGATGGATCAG ATTGGACAGAGAAATGCCTGAAGGGGTGGAAATGATAAACAGCACTTTGCTCTTCCTGCGTCCCCTCCAGCGGAATGACTCTGGAGTTTACAGGTGTGAGGTTGCCAATGACATCAACCTCCGCAGTCGGGATGTGCGTATTCTCATACAAG ATCCTCCCACCATGCCTTCCACCATTACCACTCCTGCTCTAATTGGCTCCTCCTCCACTTTTGTGGATAAGGGCCACGTCCTTCTGAGCTCCCCCACACTTGAGGCCCTTCCTGAAAGTAATCTCGGTTCCATAGTGGGTGGGGCTGTGGGAGGGGCCTTATTCCTTCTCCTGTTGCTGTCTTTGGTTGGTGTGTGGTACCTACGGAAGCAGCAGACCTTTCATGGGAACTACTACACCAAGCAGTACCTGGGCCCCAATGATCTCCAGAAAGCTCCCACACAGCACGAACTCCATCCTACCAAAGCCGGCAGCAGAGCTCAGCATCGAGACCATGATCGAGAGGAGTGGGGCGATCGCCAGCTGAAGCACGAGCGTGACCGCCGCCACCATAACAGCTATAACGGAGAAGAGTATCCTGTTAATGGGTACACTAGGGCAATGAGGGAGAGCAAGCACCACAGCCATCAGCAGAATCACCATCATGAACACACACAGTATTCTAGTCCACAACAGGCCAGATGTGTCAGATATCCTCATTCACCTAAACTACAGGGAAACAGCTCCCCCTACCTGTCAGATGACTGCTATGATAGCGGACCTGACGGTGATTATGTATCTCATAAAGATGGCTCAGTCATTTCACGTAGGGAGTGGTATGTTTGA
- the nectin3b gene encoding nectin-3-like protein isoform X2: MLPSSHRSYFRQQRKVALFLLLFSITGVRCSQVVVPKRVSAVLGKNVTLECRVEVGTNLTLTQSSWERRLPSGSVTVAVYNPEFGTSIPPEFIHRLYFRSPSSHDATIVLENVGFADVGIYTCKVATFPLGNTQASTTVTVLVEPKVYVSAGSNALIDGGNETVVATCIAERARPPAEVSWESNLFGQSEVQLFDEANGTTSTQVRYIWQPTRHVQGHMLTCVVRHPALQNDFRIPYQLNVQFAPDISVVGYDGDWFVGRENVQMTCKANANPPAHHFRWIRLDREMPEGVEMINSTLLFLRPLQRNDSGVYRCEVANDINLRSRDVRILIQDQSQAERSNSITVAGAVMGAVLALFLIVVFIIVIHTARKAPPTAFTDKVIDLPPTHKPPPPYSERAPAVPLGVHASQVAWLCQTRRAEHRYELPERQHPPTASLGTQSPTHQRSHLEWVCHQSGTDRVYINHREHYV; encoded by the exons GTGTGCGGTGCAGCCAGGTGGTGGTGCCTAAAAGAGTGAGTGCCGTGCTGGGGAAGAATGTTACACTAGAGTGTAGGGTAGAGGTTGGCACAAACCTTACTCTTACTCAGAGTTCCTGGGAGCGCCGTCTGCCTTCAGGCTCTGTCACAGTGGCTGTCTACAACCCGGAGTTTGGCACCTCCATCCCTCCAGAGTTCATCCATCGCCTGTATTTTCGCTCACCGTCCTCTCATGATGCCACCATTGTACTGGAAAACGTGGGCTTTGCTGATGTCGGGATTTATACCTGTAAGGTAGCCACATTTCCTCTGGGAAACACTCAAGCATCCACTACTGTCACTGTACTTG TGGAGCCAAAGGTTTACGTGTCTGCTGGTTCAAATGCTCTGATCGATGGTGGCAATGAAACTGTTGTAGCCACTTGTATCGCTGAGCGAGCCCGACCACCTGCTGAAGTGTCCTGGGAGTCCAACCTTTTTGGCCAGTCAGAGGTGCAGCTATTTGATGAAGCCAATGGTACTACCAGCACACAAGTGCGCTACATCTGGCAGCCCACACGCCATGTCCAGGGCCACATGCTGACTTGCGTGGTCCGCCACCCAGCTCTGCAGAATGACTTCAGGATCCCCTACCAGCTCAATGTGCAGT ttgCTCCTGATATCTCGGTTGTTGGGTATGATGGAGACTGGTTTGTGGGCCGGGAAAATGTTCAAATGACGTGCAAAGCTAACGCAAACCCACCAGCTCATCACTTCAGATGGATCAG ATTGGACAGAGAAATGCCTGAAGGGGTGGAAATGATAAACAGCACTTTGCTCTTCCTGCGTCCCCTCCAGCGGAATGACTCTGGAGTTTACAGGTGTGAGGTTGCCAATGACATCAACCTCCGCAGTCGGGATGTGCGTATTCTCATACAAG ACCAGTCTCAAGCGGAGAGGTCAAATTCCATCACCGTGGCCGGAGCTGTGATGGGCGCAGTCCTTGCTCTCTTCCTCATCGTTGTCTTCATTATTGTGATCCACACTGCTCGCAAAGCCCCACCAACAGCCTTCACAGACAAagt GATTGACCTTCCTCCGACACACAAGCCGCCTCCTCCCTATTCCGAGAGAGCACCGGCTGTTCCTCTGGGAGTCCACGCATCACAAGTGGCCTGGCTGTGTCAG ACCCGCAGGGCAGAGCACAGGTATGAGCTCCCTGAGAGGCAGCACCCACCCACAGCAAGCCTGGGAACACAGAGCCCCACCCATCAGCGCTCCCATCTGGAGTGGGTGTGTCATCAGAGCGGGACAGACCGGGTGTACATCAACCACCGTGAACACTACGTGTGA